The DNA segment TGGGACCCACGAGGCCTCGGCGTTCGCCCCGGCGCAGGACCAGGTCCAGCCCGCGCAGCACCGGCTCCCGCCCCGGGTAGCCGCAGGTCAGCCCCCGGACCTCGATGAGCGTTTCCGCGCCGCTCACGACACTCCCCTCAGAAACGGCAATCCGGCCACGGCCGCCGAGGCCAGCACCGCCAGGGTCAGGAAGACCGCGTCCCGCGCGCCGTAGGAGAAGTCGGCCAGGGAGTGGAAGCGGCCGTTGAAGCCCCGGCAGAGCATGGCCTGGTGCACCCGCTCGGCCCGGTCCCAGCTCTTCACCAGAAGCATGCCCAGGAGCCAGGCGTAGGTTGTGTAGGTGTGGCCGTTGGTGCGCGGCTTGAAGCCCCGCGCCTCGGCCGCCGTGAGCAGGCGGCGGAACTCGCGCTGGATGACGAAGAGGTAGCGGTGGGTCATGAGCAGGAGGTGGCAGAACTTCTCCGGCAGGCCCAGGGCCTGCAGGGCCCGGCCCAGGTCCTGGGGCGCGATGGTGCCCACCAGGGCGGTCACGGCCAGGAAGGCCGCGTTGGTCTTGAGCGTGAGCAGCAGGGCCAGCCGCGTCCCTTCGTGGGAGTAGGCCAGGGGACCCAGGCGGAAGAGGGCCTCACCCTGTCCGTCCAGGGGCAGGAAGACCCAGAGGAAGGCCGTGAAGGCGTTCACCGCCAGGAGGCGGCGCAGAACCAGACCGGGCGCGGGCCGGGCCAGGGCCAGGGCCAGGAGACCGAAGCCCAGGGCGGCCAGGGCCGACGCCTGGGAATGGACCAGGGCCACGGGCAGGCTGAAGACGAGCAGGGCCAGGAGCCGAGCGCGCGGGTCGAGGCGGTGGATCGGACCGCTTCCCCGGGAAAGAGGCGCTTCGAGGTCGGACATCAGGCCAGCGCGCCGGAGAGAACCTCGGGCTTGACCCGGCGCAGGAAGACCACCGCGGCGGCCGTGACGAAGCCCTCGATGACGCTGATCGGCAGGTTGGCCAGGAAGATGGCCCAGGCCGCGTGCAGGAAGGTTTCGCCCGTGCCGATGAGCGCCAGGGCCACCAGGATGCCGGAGAGGAAGACCGCCAGGAAGCCGCAGAGGAAGCCGCCCAGGCCCGCGCGGCGGTTGTCCGGCGAGAGCAGCAGGGGGCGGAAGGCCAGGGCGCAGAGCACGGCGGGCAGGGCCATGGTCAGGGTGTTCACGCCGAGCACGGTCAGGCCTCCGAACTGGAAGAGCACGGCCTGGAGCAGCAGGGCCACGAGGATGGCCGGGAAAGCGGCCCAGCCCAGGATCGCCCCCAGCAGGCCGTTGAGGATGAGGTGGGCGCTGGTGAAGCCCACCGGCACGTGCACCAGGGAGGCCACGAAGAACGCCGAGGAGAGGATGGCCGCCTGGGGCATGCGTTCGGGGGAGAGCCGTTTCAGGCCGGCGGCGACGCCGGCGGCCGCCAGGGCGGCTCCCGTCAGGAGCACCGGAGCGGAGAGAACGCCTTCGGAGATGTGCATGGTCGCCCGCCTCGCTGGAATCGTCGGATGCCGTGAATACGTTTCGAAAAACCGCAAGCACTGCGTAGCACGCATTCAGGGCCAATGCAACGGAACCGATCCGCCGCGACGATCAGGCCAGTCCGACCTCGGAGCGGATCGAGGTCACGGCCGCGATGGCGATCTGGAAGAACTCGCCCAGGTCCAGGCCGATCTTCTCGCATTCGCGGATGATCTCGCGGTTCACGGCGGCGGCGAAGGCCTTCTCCTTCATCTTTTTTTTCAGGCTCTTGGGCTCCATGCCGTCGAGCCCGCCGGGACGCACCAGGGCGTTGGCGTGGACCAGGCCGGTGACGGTTTCGCCGCAGCGCAGGGCGAAGTCGAACTCCGTGGCCGGGGCCTCGCCGTTGTTCAGCTCGCAGGCGTGACGCACGATGGCCGTCAGGGCTTCGTCCGGCAGTCGGCCGTCCAGCATCTCCACCGTGAGCCGCCCGTGCCGGGCGGTCTCGTCCTTGGTCTCGGCATAGTCCAGGTCGTGCAGCAGACCGGCCAAGCCCCAGAGTTCCTCGTCCCGGCCCAGGCGGCGGGCCAGCCCGCGCATCACGGCCTCGGTCTCCAGGGCGTGCGCGATGAGATGTTGTTCGTTGTTGCGGCTCTTCAGCAGGCTCAGGGCCTCGTCGCGGCTGATCATCTTGAACTCCTTGGATATTTGAAAGACTCTCGATTTTTTCGCGATGCGCTTCGGG comes from the Desulfovibrio aminophilus genome and includes:
- the cbiQ gene encoding cobalt ECF transporter T component CbiQ, with the translated sequence MSDLEAPLSRGSGPIHRLDPRARLLALLVFSLPVALVHSQASALAALGFGLLALALARPAPGLVLRRLLAVNAFTAFLWVFLPLDGQGEALFRLGPLAYSHEGTRLALLLTLKTNAAFLAVTALVGTIAPQDLGRALQALGLPEKFCHLLLMTHRYLFVIQREFRRLLTAAEARGFKPRTNGHTYTTYAWLLGMLLVKSWDRAERVHQAMLCRGFNGRFHSLADFSYGARDAVFLTLAVLASAAVAGLPFLRGVS
- the cbiM gene encoding cobalt transporter CbiM; protein product: MHISEGVLSAPVLLTGAALAAAGVAAGLKRLSPERMPQAAILSSAFFVASLVHVPVGFTSAHLILNGLLGAILGWAAFPAILVALLLQAVLFQFGGLTVLGVNTLTMALPAVLCALAFRPLLLSPDNRRAGLGGFLCGFLAVFLSGILVALALIGTGETFLHAAWAIFLANLPISVIEGFVTAAAVVFLRRVKPEVLSGALA
- a CDS encoding HDIG domain-containing metalloprotein, whose amino-acid sequence is MISRDEALSLLKSRNNEQHLIAHALETEAVMRGLARRLGRDEELWGLAGLLHDLDYAETKDETARHGRLTVEMLDGRLPDEALTAIVRHACELNNGEAPATEFDFALRCGETVTGLVHANALVRPGGLDGMEPKSLKKKMKEKAFAAAVNREIIRECEKIGLDLGEFFQIAIAAVTSIRSEVGLA